Genomic window (Dasypus novemcinctus isolate mDasNov1 chromosome 10, mDasNov1.1.hap2, whole genome shotgun sequence):
CGGATATCCTAACTAGTTCACTCTGTCTACTTTGCAAGGTCTAAGTGAAGTTTAAATTATGTGTGAAAAGTATTCTTGTTTCCTTTCTATTTGATTTAAAATGTTGTGATCATTTAGTATATTTTACAGGAAAATACCCACAGGCCTTTTCTCCTGAAATGACCatgtttgttaaaattttcttttgctcTCTTCCTTTCTATGTAATTTTTTATCCTTATGTTATATATGGAATTCTGTATCATACATTTATCTCATATTCAAATATCTTTCTCTCTAAGAAACAATTGGATCACTCCTTCACGGATCTGCTTGGTCTTCACTCCATAGACAATTGGATTCAAGGTGGGAGGCAGCAGCAGGTAGATGTTGGCAATAAAGATGTGGATGTGGTGAGGTATGGTGCGACCCCCAAAGCGATGAGTGAAGAAGTTGAAGAAGGCTGGGACATAGGTGATGACAATAGCACATATATGCGAGGTACAGGTGCTGAAGGCTTTTTGGCGAGCATCTGCAGAAGAGAGATTCACTACAGCACGGATAATCATAGTATAAGACACGGAGATACAGAATATATCAAATCCTGCCATCAATATGACTGCTACAAGACCATAGATGGCATTAATCTTGATATTGCCACATGATAATTTGGCCACAGACATATGGTCACAATAAGTATGATGAATGAGGTTGCCCCTGCAGTAGGGAAGACGCTTGATCAGGAACATGAACGGGATCACAAGCAGCACACATCGCATGAGGGTGGCAAGTCCAACCTTGGTAATTacagtgttggtgaggatggtGGAATAGCGTAAAGGGAAACAAATGGCCACATAGCGATCTAGAGCCATGAGCATAAGCACGCCAGACTCCATGGCTGTCAGCATGTGAATGAAAAACATCTGCACAAGGCAGGCATTAAAGTCAATCTCCTTGAGACTGAACCAAAAGATACACAACATATTTGGGACAAATGCAGTACAGCCACTAAGATCTGTTAAGGACAGCAGGGCTAGGAAGTAATACATGGGCCGATGCAGGGCTTCCTCATGGCTGATGAGGTAG
Coding sequences:
- the LOC101418335 gene encoding olfactory receptor 52N2-like, giving the protein MYGANSSSLTPRFFILNGIPGLEAAHVWISLPFCFMYIIAVVGNCGLIYLISHEEALHRPMYYFLALLSLTDLSGCTAFVPNMLCIFWFSLKEIDFNACLVQMFFIHMLTAMESGVLMLMALDRYVAICFPLRYSTILTNTVITKVGLATLMRCVLLVIPFMFLIKRLPYCRGNLIHHTYCDHMSVAKLSCGNIKINAIYGLVAVILMAGFDIFCISVSYTMIIRAVVNLSSADARQKAFSTCTSHICAIVITYVPAFFNFFTHRFGGRTIPHHIHIFIANIYLLLPPTLNPIVYGVKTKQIREGVIQLFLREKDI